A stretch of DNA from Piliocolobus tephrosceles isolate RC106 chromosome 21, ASM277652v3, whole genome shotgun sequence:
tggggttacaggcataagccaccccaCCTGACCTGAATTATTAATTGCATTTAATGAACTTAAACTGAAAGGGCCACCTGTGGCTATACTGGATGACACAGAGCACCAAAGGTTTGGTGTGCATGAACGCAGGGAACCTCTCCCAGCAGCACTAACAGGTTACCCATTTTCTAACTGAAATAGAGGCAGAGGGATGTTGGGAACTACTCCAGGCCCCTGACCAAGCAGAATGAGCTGGGGTGAGAACTGATGGTCAGGATACGCCCTCCCTATCATCACCAGACAGGGACAGATGGAGGCTGTGAGTGACAGCATGGGGCTGGGACATGACAGGCCCCACTTGCCCCAGACTCACCGCCAGGTAGGCCAGAGCAGGGGTTCCATTGAGGCAGATCTCCATTGGTGTCTCTTGGTTATAGCGGGTGTCATAGAACCGGGGCCAAGTTGATGGGATGGAGCTGCCTGCCTGGCCCAGGAACCAGTAGGCCTCAAAGATCTTGGTCAGGTCTCGAGCCAGGCAGCTGCAGTTGTACATGACCACGCCCAGCTCCTTGACCTGTAGGAGGGCAGTGCTGAGCTCAGGAACAGCGGCCTGGTGCTCACAGATGACAGGGACACTCCCCAGTCTGGCTTCTGGCTATCCTCCTGTCCCTTAGTacccctccaccccagctccaATAGCTAAAGTCCTAGCATGATTACCAACTTAAGTTTTGATGAAAATCAGTTATTCCAAAGCTCCAGGTTTCCTGAACGTTTGCAATCTGCTGTTGCTTCTACCCTCCACTGAGCTAGCTTCTACTCATTCGTAGGTCTAGGCTGACACATGTCCTCCTTCAGGAAGCCTCCCGTGACTACCCAGCCTGTGTCAGGCACTCCTCCGGGCTCTCATAGTCCCTTGGGAttccttcctcattctctctggTGACAAACTGGTCTTCCCACTGGGCTGCGAGGACAGGTACCAGGGATGTCTCAGTCACAGCTGTATCTGCAGCATCTCCCTGCATAATTGCTGAGATTAAAGGTTAGGGGAGCTATCTGTTGAGGAAATGGATTCATGAGTTCATGTGTGTCTTATCTTCACCTCATTCCCCAAGCTGTTTTCTGTTCCCTATCTTGGGCTAATTCCTCCCTATCCTTCAGGGATCAGATTAGTTATACCTCCTTTGGGAAACCCTCCGATACCCCAGGTTGGGGTCTCTGAGCTTCTACGACCCTCTGTTCCCTCCATCCTGGCCCTGACCCTCTGCTTGTGTCTCCCCAACCCTGGCTCTGACCCCTCTGGGCTGTCACTGTTAGGGGACAGGCCAGTCTGCATTGGACTGGGAGTTCCATGAGGTCCATCTGTTACCAGCATGTTCCCAACATTACCCGGGACAGGGCTGGACTTAGAGCAGGCACACAGAGATGTACAATGAAGATCAAATGCGTGCACAGGTCCTTGAATGCCCTGTAGAGGGGCTGGTAGCTGCAACTGGGAATCAGAGGGAGCCCCAGGCTtccaggagcagggagagggcagCAGAGGGCTCCATTTGGGGATTCTTCGttttttaacagggtctcactgtgtcactcaggctggagtgcggtggcatgaatACAacccactgtagcctcaaactcctgggctgaagtgatcctcccacctcagcctcccaagtagctgggaccacaggtgtgcaccaccacacctggctaattttttttttttggtagacgtggggtctcactatgttgcccaggctggtctccaactcctgggctcaagcgatcctcccaccttggcctcccaaagtgttgggattacaggtgtgagccaccatgcataaCTTGAATTAGGGAGGCCTGGTAGGCAAGAAGGAAGCCATTACAGAGAATGGGTGGAGACGACTCTGGATTGAGTGAGGGGTGCAGTCAGAGGCTGGGTGCCCTGTGGGGCAGGGATTGGCCTGGAAGGAAGGTAGACAGGGTGCAGGCAGACCTGGGTCAGTGAACGCCAGTCCATGTTGGCACTGCCCAGGTAGAAGTGGGTCTGGTCCACCACCCAGAACTTGGTATGCAGGACGCCATGGGTCAGCTTCTGCATGTCCACCATGCGGACCTGGGCACCTGTGACCAGCAGGGGCAGTGATCAGGGACCAGGCTGGGTACCCCCAGGCCCAGACCAGCCCCAGTTGGGCCCCAGCTCACCACTCTGCAGCAGGGTCTGCAGGTCCATCTGCGGCTGGGGCCCATTGGGTTTGCTCACAGCGATGCGGACATTCACGCCCTTTGGTGCCAGGGTCTGCAGCTGCCGGAGGACCTCCTCACCCTGCAGGGAGGGGAGAGCTTCTGAAGGGCTGGACCAGCCAGCTCTCCAACCCCACAAGGTAATGCCCAGTGGAGTTATTTTGAGACATGATTAGGAGTAAACAGGCTTTACATTAGCCTGTACAAAGACTTTacagattaaaatattaaaagacttcCTTATCTGTTTTAAACATCTTTATCTGCTTTAATAATTAGTTGCCCTGTAATCCCCCTCCAAGGCCCCCTGACCCCTCCTGCCCCCTCCTGCCCCTCCAGGGACTTTCTCAAAATTCAGCATCAAGGCAGGGCCTCCAGGCATCTCCCAGGATGGTGGGGGCGAGGCTCAGGCAGGGGGTCCCGGAAGGTATCGGGTGAGGCACGATGATGCCAACAACAGCAACGATCAAGGATGCCCTggaacctactgtgtgccaggccctgttctagaCCCCTTCTCAGTGaactcactgaatcctcacaacCTGGTGAGGCTGGTTTAATTATAATCCCCATGGAGAACTCAGCAGTGGAgtgggattttgtttttgtttgtttgttgagacaggtcttgctacgttgcccaggctgatcttcaattcctgggctcaagcattcctcctgcctcagtctcccaagtagctggtacctcAGGAGTGTACCACATCCAGCTATggagcaggatttgaacccagaccaTCTGCCTCCTACATCTGTGTTTTAAACCACTTCGGAGGGAGCCAGTAGGGAGTGGGAGCTCATACggttttttttaacataaaaacattttttttagagacagggtttcactatgttgcccaggctagagtgcagtggcacgatcatggctcactgcagcctccaattcctaggctcaagccatcctcctgctttagcctcccaagtagctgggaccacaggtgtgtaccactatgcctggctttgattttcaacttttgtaatcattattattattactttttctttttcttttcttttttttttgagacagggtcttgctatgttgcctgggctggagtgtagtggcatgatcacagctcactgcagcctccaacttctgggctcgagCCATCCGCCTTCCATCCCGAGTATCTGAGACTGCAGGCGCGCAcaacaccctgctaattttttgtttgtttttttttagtagagacaggggtctccttatgttgctcaggctagtctcaaattcttgggctcaagtgatcctcctgcctaggcctcccagagtgctgggattacagatgtgagtcaccacacttggccataattattttttttgcagGCAGTTCTTAAGGAGCCTTGTAATTTTAGTTAAGTTTTAAGATAACTTCTCACAAAAAGAGGCAGtagggagaagaaaacagaaggaacaaATTCATGGGTTTTCAGTGGAAGAGGTTATCCACGTAGGCTGTTCCTTTTCAAATGGTGAAGCTTTTACGTTCTTAAGTTTGTCTGCAGACCATAGCAGGATATAGTAACAGGAGACAGAAAGGCTAACTccgtgccaggcactgggctaaaaTTTACTTGGATTAGTCCATTTCATCCTCACAAGAGCCCTAAGAAGCAGGTGCTATAAAttgaccccattttacagataaactgAAGACGGAGAGAACAGGTGACCTGcctggggtcacacagctggaaggTGGCCCCTGTCTTGATGCTGGGCTGTTATTTACTCcactcttccatttctttgtgtgacGGGGTCAGGGCAGCTTGTGGGTGAGTGACATCCGCCAACCTAATAATCCCTTGTAACCAAACCCGCACCCTGACATTCAGAGGCCTACAGATGACCGTGACAAACGCCTCCGGTCCAGAGAATCATGTGAAGGCAGCTGCTTGCAAACACCTGTGTCCAATCCTCTGTGTGAGACACGCCcatctgtctcctgggctgcagGAGAAACCCCTTCATCCCCCACAGTCCCCGCTgcctcccaccccctgcccctgcTGCTGGCCAGGGCCAAGGTTGCAGGTACCTGCTGGGCAGAGGGCTCCTGCGTGTGGGTGTCATTGTTGGTGAGGGTCCAGTAGAAGGAGGCGATGTCCAGGCTGCTGTGCGCACCGGCGAGCAGGCCCAGCCAGGCCTGGCTGGTGGAAGGGTTCCCCGTGGAGGCGTTGGGGAAGTCCAGGCCCTCAGGAATGCTTTCCACCAGCACTGCTctgggggggtgggggatgcTGTCAGCCATAGGGTGCTGAAGAGCAACGGCTGGGAGGTGAGTGCTCAGCTGTCCGTCCATGGGTGTGTTGGAcagactatatattttttttatttttttatttttttatttttgagacggagtctcgctctgtcgcccaggctggagtgcagtagccggatctcagctcactgcaagctccgccccccgggttcacgccattctcctgcctcagcctcccaagtagctgggactacaggcgcctgccaccttgcccggctagttttttttgtNNNNNNNNNNNNNNNNNNNNNNNNNNNNNNNNNNNNNNNNNNNNNNNNNNNNNNNNNNNNNNNNNNNNNNNNNNNNNNNNNNNNNNNNNNNNNNNNNNNNNNNNNNNNNNNNNNNNNNNNNNNNNNNNNNNNNNNNNNNNNNNNNNNNNNNNNNNNNNNNNNNNNNNNNNNNNNNNNNNNNNNNNNNNNNNNNNNNNNNNNNNNNNNNNNNNNNNNNNNNNNNNNNNNNNNNNNNNNNNNNNNNNNNNNNNNNNNNNNNNNNNNNNNNNNNNNNNNNNNNNNNNNNNNNNNNNNNNNNNNNNNNNNNNNNNNNNNNNNNNNNNNNNNNNNNNNNNNNNNNNNNNNNNNNNNNNNNNNNNNNNNNNNNNNNNNNNNNNNNNNNNNNNNNNNNNNNNNNNNNNNNNNNNNNNNNNNNNNNNNNNNNNNNNNNNNNNNNNNNNNNNNNNNNNNNNNNNNNNNNNNNNNNNNNNNNNNNNNNNNNNNNNNNNNNNNNNNNNNNNNNNNNNNNNNNNNNNNNNNNNNNNNNNNNNNNNNNNNNNNNNNNNNNNNNNNNNNNNNNNNNNNNNNNNNNNNNNNNNNNNNNNNNNNNNNNNNNNNNNNNNNNNNNNNNNNNNNNNNNNNNNNNNNNNNNNNNNNNNNNNNNNNNNNNNNNNNNNNNNNNNNNNNNNNNNNNNNNNNNNNNNNNNNNNNNNNNNNNNNNNNNNNNNNNNNNNNNNNNNNNNNNNNNNNNNNNNNNNNNNNNNNNNNNNNNNNNNNNNNNNNNNNNNNNNNNNNNNNNNNNNNNNNNNNNNNNNNNNNNNNNNNNNNNNNNNNNNNNNNNNNNNNNNNNNNNNNNNNNNNNNNNNNNNNNNNNNNNNNNNNNNNNNNNNNNNNNNNNNNNNNNNNNNNNNNNNNNNNNNNNNNNNNNNNNNNNNNNNNNNNNNNNNNNNNNNNNNNNNNNNNNNNNNNNNNNNNNNNNNNNNNNNNNNNNNNNNNNNNNNNNNNNNNNNNNNNNNNNNNNNNNNNNNNNNNNNNNNNNNNNNNNNNNNNNNNNNNNNNNNNNNNNNNNNNNNNNNNNNNNNNNNNNNNNNNNNNNNNNNNNNNNNNNNNNNNNNNNNNNNNNNNNNNNNNNNNNNNNNNNNNNNNNNNNNNNNNNNNNNNNNNNNNNNNNNNNNNNNNNNNNNNNNNNNNNNNNNNNNNNNNNNNNNNNNNNNNNNNNNNNNNNNNNNNNNNNNNNNNNNNNNNNNNNNNNNNNNNNNNNNNNNNNNNNNNNNNNNNNNNNNNNNNNNNNNNNNNNNNNNNNNNNNNNNNNNNNNNNNNNNNNNNNNNNNNNNNNNNNNNNNNNNNNNNNNNNNNNNNNNNNNNNNNNNNNNNNNNNNNNNNNNNNNNNNNNNNNNNNNNNNNNNNNNNNNNNNNNNNNNNNNNNNNNNNNNNNNNNNNNNNNNNNNNNNNNNNNNNNNNNNNNNNNNNNNNNNNNNNNNNNNNNNNNNNNNNNNNNNNNNNNNNNNNNNNNNNNNNNNNNNNNNNNNNNNNNNNNNNNNNNNNNNNNNNNNNNNNNNNNNNNNNNNNNNNNNNNNNNNNNNNNNNNNNNNNNNNNNNNNNNNNNNNNNNNNNNNNNNNNNNNNNNNNNNNNNNNNNNNNNNNNNNNNNNNNNNNNNNNNNNNNNNNNNNNNNNNNNNNNNNNNNNNNNNNNNNNNNNNNNNNNNNNNNNNNNNNNNNNNNNNNNNNNNNNNNNNNNNNNNNNNNNNNNNNNNNNNNNNNNNNNNNNNNNNNNNNNNNNNNNNNNNNNNNNNNNNNNNNNNNNNNNNNNNNNNNNNNNNNNNNNNNNNNNNNNNNNNNNNNNNNNNNNNNNNNNNNNNNNNNNNNNNNNNNNNNNNNNNNNNNNNNNNNNNNNNNNNNNNNNNNNNNNNNNNNNNNNNNNNNNNNNNNNNNNNNNNNNNNNNNNNNNNNNNNNNNNNNNNNNNNNNNNNNNNNNNNNNNNNNNNNNNNNNNNNNNNNNNNNNNNNNNNNNNNNNNNNNNNNNNNNNNNNNNNNNNNNNNNNNNNNNNNNNNNNNNNNNNNNNNNNNNNNNNNNNNNNNNNNNNNNNNNNNNNNNNNNNNNNNNNNNNNNNNNNNNNNNNNNNNNNNNNNNNNNNNNNNNNNNNNNNNNNNNNNNNNNNNNNNNNNNNNNNNNNNNNNNNNNNNNNNNNNNNNNNNNNNNNNNNNNNNNNNNNNNNNNNNNNNNNNNNNNNNNNNNNNNNNNNNNNNNNNNNNNNNNNNNNNNNNNNNNNNNNNNNNNNNNNNNNNNNNNNNNNNNNNNNNNNNNNNNNNNNNNNNNNNNNNNNNNNNNNNNNNNNNNNNNNNNNNNNNNNNNNNNNNNNNNNNNNNNNNNNNNNNNNNNNNNNNNNNNNNNNNNNNNNNNNNNNNNNNNNNNNNNNNNNNNNNNNNNNNNNNNNNNNNNNNNNNNNNNNNNNNNNNNNNNNNNNNNNNNNNNNNNNNNNNNNNNNNNNNNNNNNNNNNNNNNNNNNNNNNNNNNNNNNNNNNNNNNNNNNNNNNNNNNNNNNNNNNNNNNNNNNNNNNNNNNNNNNNNNNNNNNNNNNNNNNNNNNNNNNNNNNNNNNNNNNNNNNNNNNNNNNNNNNNNNNNNNNNNNNNNNNNNNNNNNNNNNNNNNNNNNNNNNNNNNNNNNNNNNNNNNNNNNNNNNNNNNNNNNNNNNNNNNNNNNNNNNNNNNNNNNNNNNNNNNNNNNNNNNNNNNNNNNNNNNNNNNNNNNNNNNNNNNNNNNNNNNNNNNNNNNNNNNNNNNNNNNNNNNNNNNNNNNNNNNNNNNNNNNNNNNNNNNNNNNNNNNNNNNNNNNNNNNNNNNNNNNNNNNNNNNNNNNNNNNNNNNNNNNNNNNNNNNNNNNNNNNNNNNNNNNNNNNNNNNNNNNNNNNNNNNNNNNNNNNNNNNNNNNNNNNNNNNNNNNNNNNNNNNNNNNNNNNNNNNNNNNNNNNNNNNNNNNNNNNNNNNNNNNNNNNNNNNNNNNNNNNNNNNNNNNNNNNNNNNNNNNNNNNNNNNNNNNNNNNNNNNNNNNNNNNNNNNNNNNNNNNNNNNNNNNNNNNNNNNNNNNNNNNNNNNNNNNNNNNNNNNNNNNNNNNNNNNNNNNNNNNNNNNNNNNNNNNNNNNNNNNNNNNNNNNNNNNNNNNNNNNNNNNNNNNNNNNNNNNNNNNNNNNNNNNNNNNNNNNNNNNNNNNNNNNNNNNNNNNNNNNNNNNNNNNNNNNNNNNNNNNNNNNNNNNNNNNNNNNNNNNNNNNNNNNNNNNNNNNNNNNNNNNNNNNNNNNNNNNNNNNNNNNNNNNNNNNNNNNNNNNNNNNNNNNNNNNNNNNNNNNNNNNNNNNNNNNNNNNNNNNNNNNNNNNNNNNNNNNNNNNNNNNNNNNNNNNNNNNNNNNNNNNNNNNNNNNNNNNNNNNNNNNNNNNNNNNNNNNNNNNNNNNNNNNNNNNNNNNNNNNNNNNNNNNNNNNNNNNNNNNNNNNNNNNNNNNNNNNNNNNNNNNNNNNNNNNNNNNNNNNNNNNNNNNNNNNNNNNNNNNNNNNNNNNNNNNNNNNNNNNNNNNNNNNNNNNNNNNNNNNNNNNNNNNNNNNNNNNNNNNNNNNNNNNNNNNNNNNNNNNNNNNNNNNNNNNNNNNNNNNNNNNNNNNNNNNNNNNNNNNNNNNNNNNNNNNNNNNNNNNNNNNNNNNNNNNNNNNNNNNNNNNNNNNNNNNNNNNNNNNNNNNNNNNNNNNNNNNNNNNNNNNNNNNNNNNNNNNNNNNNNNNNNNNNNNNNNNNNNNNNNNNNNNNNNNNNNNNNNNNNNNNNNNNNNNNNNNNNNNNNNNNNNNNNNNNNNNNNNNNNNNNNNNNNNNNNNNNNNNNNNNNNNNNNNNNNNNNNNNNNNNNNNNNNNNNNNNNNNNNNNNNNNNNNNNNNNNNNNNNNNNNNNNNNNNNNNNNNNNNNNNNNNNNNNNNNNNNNNNNNNNNNNNNNNNNNNNNNNNNNNNNNNNNNNNNNNNNNNNNNNNNNNNNNNNNNNNNNNNNNNNNNNNNNNNNNNNNNNNNNNNNNNNNNNNNNNNNNNNNNNNNNNNNNNNNNNNNNNNNNNNNNNNNNNNNNNNNNNNNNNNNNNNNNNNNNNNNNNNNNNNNNNNNNNNNNNNNNNNNNNNNNNNNNNNNNNNNNNNNNNNNNNNNNNNNNNNNNNNNNNNNNNNNNNNNNNNNNNNNNNNNNNNNNNNNNNNNNNNNNNNNNNNNNNNNNNNNNNNNNNNNNNNNNNNNNNNNNNNNNNNNNNNNNNNNNNNNNNNNNNNNNNNNNNNNNNNNNNNNNNNNNNNNNNNNNNNNNNNNNNNNNNNNNNNNNNNNNNNNNNNNNNNNNNNNNNNNNNNNNNNNNNNNNNNNNNNNNNNNNNNNNNNNNNNNNNNNNNNNNNNNNNNNNNNNNNNNNNNNNNNNNNNNNNNNNNNNNNNNNNNNNNNNNNNNNNNNNNNNNNNNNNNNNNNNNNNNNNNNNNNNNNNNNNNNNNNNNNNNNNNNNNNNNNNNNNNNNNNNNNNNNNNNNNNNNNNNNNNNNNNNNNNNNNNNNNNNNNNNNNNNNNNNNNNNNNNNNNNNNNNNNNNNNNNNNNNNNNNNNNNNNNNNNNNNNNNNNNNNNNNNNNNNNNNNNNNNNNNNNNNNNNNNNNNNNNNNNNNNNNNNNNNNNNNNNNNNNNNNNNNNNNNNNNNNNNNNNNNNNNNNNNNNNNNNNNNNNNNNNNNNNNNNNNNNNNNNNNNNNNNNNNNNNNNNNNNNNNNNNNNNNNNNNNNNNNNNNNNNNNNNNNNNNNNNNNNNNNNNNNNNNNNNNNNNNNNNNNNNNNNNNNNNNNNNNNNNNNNNNNNNNNNNNNNNNNNNNNNNNNNNNNNNNNNNNNNNNNNNNNNNNNNNNNNNNNNNNNNNNNNNNNNNNNNNNNNNNNNNNNNNNNNNNNNNNNNNNNNNNNNNNNNNNNNNNNNNNNNNNNNNNNNNNNNNNNNNNNNNNNNNNNNNNNNNNNNNNNNNNNNNNNNNNNNNNNNggtttacgccattctcctgcctcagcctcccgagtagctgggactacgggcacccgccacctcgcccggctagttttttgtatttttagtagagacggggtttcaccatgttatccaggatggtctcgatctcctgacctcgtgatccgcccgtctcggcctcccaaagtgctgggattacaggcttgagccaccgcgcccggccccgactatatatttttttagagatagagtctcgccttgtcccccaggctagaagtgcagtggcgcgatctcggctcattgcagcctcgaacccctgggctcaagcgatcctcccacctcaacctcttgagtagctgggactacaggtgtgcgccagtacgcctggctacttttttttactttacttactttttttactttttttttttttttttagagatggagcctatgttgcccaggctggtctggaactcctgggctcaaacaatcctcccgcctcagccccccaaagtgtcacaattacaggcgtgagccaccaagcccggctaaactgtatttgagtttttattttctcttaaaattttttttaaaaactgtgtgtaTTTGAATGTGTGCCTGGACTCATGATCCTCTGAGTGTCTGTCTAGAGGTGTGGAAGGAAGGTCATGTatttagatgtgtgtgtgtgtgtgtgtccacagaTGTGGGTGGAAGATGCTGTGTCTGTTCACGGGCGGATAGAAGATGACGCTGTGGCTGCCATAGAAACTATGTgtgtggaggaggagggggcgGGCGAGCACTTGGGAGCCTGCAACCTCCTCAGTTGTCGCAAGCGCTGGGTAGGGCTGAGTGCAGGCCCTGCTTAGTGTGTGCTTAAGTGTCCCTGGTCTGGCAGGCCCCTCCCCCCCACCACCTGCAGCGCCCCCCACTTACTCGCAAGGGTCATAGCAGGGGGCTGGGCGCTGGTTGGGTCCAAAGAGATGCAAGTCGCTGTATTCCCATAGAAACAGCTGAGTCATCAGGGCTCCGAAGCCCACAACCGCCAGAATGAGGACCAGCAGGACCCAGCGGGCTTTCTGTGGGAAGGAGGAGGTAGTCAGCCAGCCCGAGGGGGCAGCCCAGCCTGTCCCTGAGACAGGGAGAGGGTGGCGGAGGGCTCCTACCTTTTCCGCAGCCTTCCACGCCTCAATCTCATTCATGGGCAGCTCGTTGGCGGGCTCCTCTGCAGGCACCTTCAGCTGGGGATGGGGACAACAGCAGGGGTGACAGGTGGCTCTTCAGAATGCCCACCCCCACTTCACCCAGCTCTACCCTGCTGAGTCCCCCAATCCACCTACCTCCTGGTACATCAGTTTAGGCTTCATCTTCCCTCAAGGCTGGGGGATACGCAGAGCCCAGGTGAGAAGGTGGGTGTGTCAGGGTCTCCAAACTGTCAGAACAAAAGTGGGCACTGTGTGGGGTGCTCTATGCTTTCGAGGGACAGACATCACAGAAGGGTGATTAGTCTTGGGGCTATTCATAATCATGGGGGCCACTGGCATACTGCCCACCACCCCAAAAAGAAGAAGCTGGTCACTGGTCAGCAGGATTTCGAAATC
This window harbors:
- the PLD3 gene encoding phospholipase D3, yielding MKPKLMYQELKVPAEEPANELPMNEIEAWKAAEKKARWVLLVLILAVVGFGALMTQLFLWEYSDLHLFGPNQRPAPCYDPCEAVLVESIPEGLDFPNASTGNPSTSQAWLGLLAGAHSSLDIASFYWTLTNNDTHTQEPSAQQGEEVLRQLQTLAPKGVNVRIAVSKPNGPQPQMDLQTLLQSGAQVRMVDMQKLTHGVLHTKFWVVDQTHFYLGSANMDWRSLTQVKELGVVMYNCSCLARDLTKIFEAYWFLGQAGSSIPSTWPRFYDTRYNQETPMEICLNGTPALAYLASAPPPLCPSGRTPDLKALLNVVDNARSFIYIAVMNYLPTLEFSHPHRFWPAIDDGLRRAAYERGVKVRLLVSCWGHSEPSMRAFLLSLAALRDNHTHSDIQVKLFVVPADEAQARIPYARVNHNKYMVTERATYIGTSNWSGNYFTETAGTSLLVTQNGRGSLRSQLEAVFLRDWDSPYSHDLDASADNVGNACRLL